Genomic DNA from uncultured Ilyobacter sp.:
CTTGACTCAATTAAAAAATAGCGGAATCTAAAGTATGGAAAAAAGAGCAGAGAATAATTCTGTTCTTTTTTTCTATATTTTAGCTTTTGGGTTTCAAAAATTCTAAATATGAAAAGGAAAATAGTAATTTGATGTTTGCAGAAACAATAATCTGAAAGAGTTAAATTCTTATATACTTTGACTTATTTTTGCCAAAGGTTTATAATTATAAAATAACAATTAACAAATAATAAGGGGGATCTCATGAAGGTAAAAATTTGCCAGGGAAAAGAGGTAGTTATAGAAACAAAAGTAACCTCTCTCAACATTTATGAAGATGGGTGTGTTGAATTTCAAGTGCCTGATAACTGCTATTATGTAACAACTCAGGGAATAAACCCAGAAAAGGGAGAAAAAACATTGTGGTTTGAAAAGTTTAAAAATCCAGACGACCTAGAAGATCCCACAGAGATAAGAGAGCTTCCATTAGGAAGTGTAAAAATATCACTCATGCTAAATGAAAAATGGGAGGAAATTCCTTTAAGGGGAACCTTTTAAAAAAAAGATATCTCAAAAAAACTGAGAGAATGAAAATTACCCTGTATTTATTTGAAATTAACAATATTAAAAAAGAATGGAGAAAATGAATTATGATTGATTTACCAAATTGCCCAAAATGTAACTCAGAATATACCTATGAAGATGGAAGTGTCTTTGTATGCCCAGAGTGTGCTTATGAGTGGACTTTAGAAATGGAAAGCGAAAACAGCGAAGAGAAAAATATAGTAAAAGATTCAAATGGAACAGTTTTAAATGACGGAGATTCTGTGACAGTTATAAAAGACCTTAAGGTAAAGGGAAGCTCCCTGGTGGTAAAAATAGGAACAAAGGTAAAAAATATAAGATTGGTAGAAGGGGATCATGATATTGCTTGTAAGATAGACGGTATCGGATCTATGAACTTAAAATCTGAATTTGTAAAAAAAATATAGACAGATTAGTAGGAAGAGTTTTAAGTTCCAAAAACTTTCAGATTGCTGGGAGCTTATCGAAGCCGGGGTTAAAAGCTCCCGGTTTTTTTTGTAGACTAAAAAAGACATAGAGTTTATACTATAATTAATTCAAGTTGCTACTTGAAAGAAATTCTAATAAATTACTAAATTTATCTGAATATCAGAATCAAAAGATTTTGTCACGAATGGACACTAATAAAAGATAGGGAAATTAACACGAATAATAAAAAAACCTTTTGGTCACAGAGGACGCAGAGAAAAAGCAGGAGTTTTACAGAGTTAAAACCAAACTATATATGCGTTCTTTTGCGAGAGGTTTTTTTATCCCTTTTCCCTTGCCATTGATAAAATCAGCGTTAAGAATGACCGAAGTGGAATCCTTAGATAAATTCGACTGTTTGAGCAGAGCGAGTAGCCAAAAAATAACGAGTGATACGAGTATATTTTCTGGTTCTCAGAAACTTGTTTTCTGAGTTTCCCTATTGCTATTGGATTTTCAAGGTTATTTAGCTGATTTTTCACAGGCTTGAACTTTTGGTTACTTTTCTTTCAAGAGAAAAGTAACGAATCCCGATAAATTCAATACTTTAATTTGAAATAAAGCTAGTAACTTAGGTTGATTAAAGTGGGATGTAAGAATTATAATCTGGGGTCTGGTTGAAAAACTGTATTTTTATTGTTTCAAAGGGATGGAAATTTGCTGTTTAAAAAGAATTCTAAATCTCACTGGGATGGTATGAAAAGGATTCTAGGGAATCTCTGAAACTTATAAATAAAACAAACATAAAAAGTAATATTCTAGATATAGGATGTGGGAAAACAACTCTTATAAGGTCACTTCTTGAAAAGGGGTATGAAAATATTATATGTGTTGATCTGAGTGACAGTGCAATAAAAACAAGTGTACTGGACTCAAGGTACGGACCTGGGATGAAAATGAGGTTTTGGAAAGGCTGGGAAAAAGCTTCTCACTGATA
This window encodes:
- a CDS encoding zinc ribbon domain-containing protein YjdM — encoded protein: MIDLPNCPKCNSEYTYEDGSVFVCPECAYEWTLEMESENSEEKNIVKDSNGTVLNDGDSVTVIKDLKVKGSSLVVKIGTKVKNIRLVEGDHDIACKIDGIGSMNLKSEFVKKI